A portion of the Stigmatella aurantiaca DW4/3-1 genome contains these proteins:
- a CDS encoding methyl-accepting chemotaxis protein — translation MSIGRKIGTGFGLALLVLLIISGMSLYGTDVLTDTTEELVRSELTIEELRQLTAHLVDAEAFQRNYIITGNEEFLNRYRAAATESRETLQRLTKAASSSELRTRQAANLPALIEARLAFLEETAELRRTKDRDVAIANVEKGTGNTQMAQIRRITSEMLEQERELWSRSHEDASTTSRLILLVVSLGTVVGVLLVLGVSVALTRGITGPLDRLMSGVESFTRGHLAHRIEVHNEDETGKLARAFNAMAERRQESEAQLGRQSEQREQTLRTVAEFVNQLAGASTEILSSTSEQVASAQEQGSAVAETVSTVEEIAQTSDEAAGRARAVSESARQSEELGKGGRRAVDEAVSAMAAVREQVESIATRILALAEQAQAIGDIINTVNDISEQTHMLALNASIEASRAGEHGRGFAVVATEVKALADQSKKATAQVRQILGHIQKATHSAVMTTEEGTKSVAAATRVVGQAGASIQTLGEILAQASLTAAQIAASANQQATGIGQIRQAMRDVNQSAQQALASTRQTERAVQDLNTMGLKLKGLLSEFGR, via the coding sequence ATGAGCATCGGAAGGAAGATTGGAACCGGCTTCGGGCTGGCCTTGCTGGTCTTGCTCATCATCTCGGGCATGTCCCTGTACGGAACCGATGTCTTGACGGACACGACCGAGGAGCTGGTCCGCAGCGAGCTCACCATCGAGGAGCTGCGCCAGCTCACCGCCCACCTCGTGGATGCCGAGGCCTTCCAGCGCAACTACATCATCACCGGCAATGAGGAGTTCCTGAACCGCTACCGGGCCGCCGCCACGGAGTCCCGGGAGACCTTGCAGCGCCTGACGAAGGCCGCCTCCTCCTCGGAGCTCCGCACGCGCCAGGCCGCCAACCTGCCCGCGCTGATCGAGGCCCGGCTCGCCTTCCTCGAGGAGACCGCCGAGCTGCGCCGGACGAAGGACCGGGACGTGGCCATCGCGAACGTGGAGAAGGGGACGGGCAACACCCAGATGGCGCAAATCCGCCGCATCACCAGCGAGATGCTCGAGCAGGAGCGCGAGCTGTGGAGCCGCAGCCACGAGGATGCCTCCACCACCTCCCGGCTCATTCTGCTGGTGGTCTCCCTCGGCACGGTGGTGGGCGTGCTCCTGGTGCTCGGCGTCAGCGTGGCGCTCACCCGGGGCATCACCGGCCCCCTGGATCGGTTGATGTCCGGGGTGGAGAGCTTCACCCGGGGCCACCTCGCCCACCGCATCGAGGTGCACAACGAGGACGAAACGGGGAAGCTGGCGCGCGCCTTCAACGCCATGGCCGAGCGGCGCCAGGAGTCCGAGGCCCAACTGGGGCGCCAGTCCGAGCAGCGCGAGCAGACGCTGCGCACGGTGGCCGAATTCGTCAACCAGTTGGCCGGCGCCAGCACGGAGATCCTCTCCAGCACCAGCGAGCAGGTGGCCAGCGCCCAGGAGCAAGGCAGCGCGGTGGCCGAGACGGTGAGCACGGTGGAGGAGATCGCCCAGACCTCCGACGAGGCCGCCGGGCGAGCCCGTGCGGTGAGCGAGTCCGCGCGCCAGTCGGAGGAGCTGGGCAAGGGCGGGCGCCGGGCGGTGGACGAGGCGGTGAGCGCGATGGCGGCCGTGAGGGAGCAGGTGGAGTCCATCGCCACGCGCATCCTGGCGCTGGCCGAGCAGGCGCAGGCCATCGGGGACATCATCAACACGGTGAATGACATCTCCGAGCAGACGCACATGCTGGCGCTCAACGCCTCCATCGAGGCCAGCCGTGCCGGGGAGCACGGACGGGGCTTCGCGGTGGTGGCGACCGAGGTGAAGGCGCTGGCGGACCAGTCCAAGAAGGCCACCGCCCAGGTGCGGCAGATTCTGGGCCACATCCAGAAGGCGACGCACTCGGCGGTGATGACGACGGAGGAGGGGACCAAGAGCGTGGCGGCGGCGACGCGGGTGGTGGGGCAGGCGGGCGCCTCCATCCAGACGCTGGGGGAAATCCTGGCGCAGGCCTCGCTCACGGCGGCGCAGATCGCCGCGTCGGCCAACCAGCAGGCCACGGGCATCGGGCAGATCCGTCAGGCGATGCGGGACGTGAACCAGTCGGCGCAGCAGGCGCTGGCCTCCACCCGGCAGACGGAGCGCGCGGTGCAGGATCTCAACACCATGGGGCTCAAGCTCAAGGGGCTTCTGAGCGAGTTCGGACGCTGA
- a CDS encoding chemotaxis protein CheW — protein sequence MPERKTGGLDWAEARARLERMMENAAQADTLSPQKAREVLDARAQELARPPLSERAASDLLEVARFRLGGQMYALATRFLHEVLRAPELTPLPGAPPLLRGLTLLRGEVLPVVELTPLFGRPASGLGAAVLVVGLGRAELGLCAEAVEEVTQVPRDDLLPVPTALAEVGGWVSSIHRDGTIFLEGEELLGDSRLIFDISDEGNA from the coding sequence ATGCCGGAACGCAAGACGGGCGGCCTGGACTGGGCCGAGGCCCGCGCGAGGCTGGAGCGGATGATGGAGAACGCGGCCCAAGCCGACACCCTCTCGCCGCAGAAGGCCCGGGAGGTGCTCGATGCCCGCGCCCAGGAGCTGGCGCGCCCCCCGCTGTCGGAGCGGGCCGCGAGCGACCTGCTGGAAGTGGCCCGCTTCCGCCTGGGCGGACAGATGTACGCGCTGGCCACGCGCTTCCTGCACGAGGTGCTGCGGGCCCCGGAGCTCACCCCGCTGCCCGGGGCGCCTCCCCTTCTGCGGGGCCTCACCCTGCTGCGCGGCGAGGTGCTGCCCGTCGTGGAGCTGACGCCGCTGTTTGGCCGTCCCGCCTCGGGGCTCGGTGCGGCGGTGCTCGTCGTGGGGCTGGGGCGGGCGGAGTTGGGCCTGTGCGCGGAGGCGGTGGAGGAAGTCACCCAGGTTCCCCGGGACGACCTGCTGCCAGTCCCCACCGCACTCGCCGAAGTGGGCGGCTGGGTGTCCAGCATCCATCGGGACGGCACCATCTTCCTGGAGGGCGAGGAACTCCTGGGAGACAGTCGGCTCATCTTCGACATCTCTGATGAAGGGAATGCATGA
- a CDS encoding CheR family methyltransferase, with translation MSLEPAPWSRLGYAHIFAHVQQRAGLQLPTCIPAAEEGIARAMARAGEEDLGLYLGRLASDPGAFDDLLNELTIGETYFFRTHEHFDFLRHQALPELRRLRGPEHTVRVWSAGCASGEEPYSLAVLLMEEGYGHRMEVHATDISRAALAHAQQASYSAWSLRSTGAERMRPFLRMEDKRYVLASEVRHRVRFHYLNLALDTWPSPESGISGMDIIFCRNVLIYFTRPTIAAVARRLYESLADGGFLITGPSDPTLAGLAPLEPLLTGWGVAWQRLPPGAPRSAASAPPSFPIRAPAPATPFTPPPLPPLPPLPVAPPRPPTPPPRPPRPAPPSVTERLEPARQAMERGDWSHAAQLARAQQEGPETAAMAIRALANVNPEAAAAACAEATARFPLAAELRYLEAMVLLGLGRLAEAERAARQVVYLEPALAVAHLALGHVLRRRDDLAGALRAFRAAEELCAALPPDTAVPLSEGERAGSLARVAHNERVRLETMMTREER, from the coding sequence GTGAGCCTGGAGCCAGCCCCCTGGAGCCGCCTGGGCTACGCCCACATCTTCGCGCACGTCCAGCAGCGCGCGGGCTTGCAACTGCCCACGTGCATTCCCGCCGCCGAGGAGGGCATCGCCCGGGCCATGGCGCGCGCTGGCGAGGAGGACCTCGGCCTCTACCTGGGACGGCTGGCCTCGGACCCGGGCGCGTTCGATGACCTGCTCAACGAGCTGACCATCGGCGAGACGTACTTCTTCCGCACGCACGAGCACTTCGACTTCCTGCGCCACCAAGCGCTGCCGGAGCTGCGGCGGCTGCGCGGCCCCGAGCACACCGTGCGCGTGTGGAGCGCGGGCTGTGCCTCGGGCGAGGAGCCCTACTCGCTGGCGGTGCTCCTCATGGAGGAGGGCTATGGGCACCGCATGGAGGTGCACGCCACGGACATCTCCCGCGCCGCGCTCGCGCACGCGCAGCAGGCCAGCTACAGCGCCTGGTCCCTGCGCAGCACCGGCGCCGAGCGGATGCGGCCCTTTCTGCGCATGGAGGACAAGCGCTACGTGCTCGCCTCCGAGGTGCGCCACCGGGTGCGCTTCCATTACCTCAACCTCGCCCTGGACACCTGGCCCTCGCCCGAGAGTGGCATCTCCGGCATGGACATCATCTTCTGCCGCAACGTCCTCATCTACTTCACCCGCCCCACCATCGCCGCCGTGGCCCGCAGGCTCTACGAGAGCCTGGCCGATGGCGGGTTTCTCATCACCGGTCCCTCGGATCCCACCCTGGCCGGCCTGGCCCCCCTGGAGCCTCTGCTGACCGGCTGGGGCGTCGCCTGGCAGCGGCTCCCCCCGGGCGCCCCCCGCTCCGCCGCTTCCGCGCCCCCGTCCTTTCCCATCCGCGCCCCGGCCCCGGCCACCCCCTTCACCCCGCCGCCCCTGCCCCCTCTGCCGCCCCTGCCCGTGGCGCCGCCGCGTCCTCCCACCCCGCCGCCCCGGCCCCCCCGTCCAGCGCCGCCCAGCGTCACCGAGCGGCTGGAGCCGGCCCGGCAGGCCATGGAGCGGGGAGACTGGAGCCATGCGGCCCAGCTCGCCCGCGCCCAGCAGGAGGGGCCCGAGACGGCGGCCATGGCCATCCGGGCCCTGGCCAACGTGAACCCCGAGGCCGCCGCGGCTGCTTGCGCCGAGGCCACGGCCCGCTTCCCCCTGGCCGCCGAGCTGCGCTACCTGGAGGCCATGGTGCTGCTGGGGCTGGGACGGCTCGCGGAGGCCGAGCGCGCCGCGCGCCAGGTGGTGTACCTGGAGCCCGCCCTGGCCGTGGCCCACCTGGCCCTGGGCCACGTGCTGCGGCGCCGGGACGACCTCGCGGGGGCCCTTCGCGCCTTCCGCGCCGCCGAGGAGCTGTGCGCCGCCCTGCCGCCGGACACGGCCGTCCCCCTGTCCGAGGGTGAACGCGCCGGAAGCCTCGCCCGGGTGGCCCATAACGAGCGCGTCCGGTTGGAGACGATGATGACGCGGGAGGAGCGCTGA
- a CDS encoding chemotaxis protein CheW has protein sequence MTPTPHEVLLFVLEGQRYALPSADVRELARAVSLTPLPHAPDVVEGLLNLRGKLLPVLDLRRRFRLPPRPLSPSDHFIIARAGPRDVGLRVDRAEGLLSLEPGTLDETPRELPGVGYVAGAVKLPDGLVLVHDLRTFLSEAESLALASALTAVPGAS, from the coding sequence ATGACGCCCACCCCCCACGAGGTGCTCCTCTTCGTCCTGGAGGGACAGCGTTACGCGCTGCCCTCGGCGGATGTGCGGGAGCTGGCACGCGCCGTGAGCCTCACCCCCCTGCCCCACGCGCCCGATGTGGTGGAGGGCCTGCTCAACCTGCGCGGCAAGCTCCTGCCCGTGCTGGACCTTCGCCGCCGCTTCCGGCTCCCGCCCCGCCCGCTGTCGCCCTCGGATCACTTCATCATCGCCCGGGCCGGCCCCCGCGACGTGGGGCTCCGGGTGGACCGGGCCGAAGGGCTGCTCTCCCTGGAGCCCGGCACCCTGGACGAGACGCCGCGCGAGTTGCCCGGCGTGGGCTATGTGGCCGGCGCCGTCAAACTGCCCGATGGCCTGGTGCTGGTGCACGACCTGAGGACCTTCCTGTCCGAGGCCGAGTCCCTGGCGCTCGCCTCGGCGCTCACGGCTGTCCCGGGGGCTTCGTGA